The Leptodactylus fuscus isolate aLepFus1 chromosome 3, aLepFus1.hap2, whole genome shotgun sequence genome has a segment encoding these proteins:
- the FNDC4 gene encoding fibronectin type III domain-containing protein 4: MTCVSFLSRRSQGFVWGHILPEMAHIPMYLSPAVLVLFSCDLCLVKANRPPSPVNVTVTQLKANSATVSWDVPEGDIIIGYAISQQRQDGQIHRFIREVNTTNRACVLWDLEEDTDYIIQVQSIGLYSESQASKRIHFRTLKETDRLPSNSSNQGDITVQGVDKERQLETGEIIIIVAVLLMWAAVIALFCRQYDIIKDNDSNNNKEKAKPSSEQSTPERQTGGLLRKKKTPSVNIIEV, encoded by the exons ATGACTTGTGTCTCATTCTTGAGCCGGAGATCCCAAGGCTTTGTGTGGGGCCACATTTTGCCCGAGATGGCCCATATCCCCATGTACCTGAGCCCAGCTGTGCTTGTCCTGTTCAGCTGTGACCTCTGCTTGGTGAAAGCCA ATCGTCCCCCATCTCCAGTCAATGTGACAGTCACACAGCTGAAGGCCAACTCTGCCACTGTGTCCTGGGACGTCCCTGAAGGCGACATCATCATTGGCTATGCCATCTCTCAGCAG AGGCAGGATGGACAGATCCACAGATTCATACGGGAGGTGAACACCACCAATCGGGCCTGTGTGTTATGGGACCTGGAGGAGGACACGGACTATATCATTCAGGTGCAGTCCATCGGACTCTACAGCGAGAGCCAGGCCAGTAAGAGGATTCACTTCCGCACCTTAAAGGAGACCGATCGCCTGCCGTCCAACAGCTCCAACCAAG gagacatcactgtgcaaggAGTGGATAAAGAGCGGCAGCTGGAGACTGGAGAAATCATAATAATTGTGGCGGTGCTACTGATGTGGGCAG CGGTGATCGCCCTCTTCTGCCGccagtatgacatcatcaaggacaaCGATTCCAACAACAATAAAGAAAAGGCCAAACCATCATCAGAACAGAGCACCCCGGAGCGGCAGACAGGGGGGTTACTGCGGAAG